One Podarcis muralis chromosome 1, rPodMur119.hap1.1, whole genome shotgun sequence genomic window carries:
- the LOC114594736 gene encoding retinol dehydrogenase 12-like: MSSLRKWFAGGVCTSTARLDGKVAVVTGANTGIGKETAKDLARRGGRVILACRDIAKGEAAAREIIAETGNQQVIVKKLDLSDSKSIRAFAEDFLKEEKKLHFLINNAGVMMVPYSKTADGFEMHIGVNHLGHFLLTFLLLDRLKESAPARIVNVSSLLHAFWRINFKNLQGEKYYNELLAYCQSKLANVLFTRELARKLQGTGVTVNAIHPGVVDSELSRYSYSLGICKAVFRFTFKTPKEGAQTSIYCAVAKELESVSGQYLSDCRPAWVAPQACNKETAKKLWQVSCELMGIQWE; encoded by the exons GAAGTGGTTTGCAGGAGGAGTCTGCACATCAACAGCTCGGCTGGATGGAAAGGTGGCCGTGGTCACAGGGGCTAACACTGGCATAGGGAAGGAAACTGCCAAGGACCTCGCGCGAAGAG GTGGTCGTGTCATCCTTGCCTGCCGAGATATAGCAAAAGGGGAAGCAGCAGCCCGTGAAATTATAGCCGAAACAGGGAATCAGCAAGTTATTGTGAAAAAACTGGACCTGTCTGATAGCAAATCTATACGGGCATTTGCAGAAGATTTCCTAAAAG AGGAGAAGAAGCTCCATTTCCTCATTAACAATGCAGGAGTGATGATGGTTCCCTATTCCAAGACTGCTGATGGTTTTGAAATGCATATTGGAGTCAATCACCTTG GGCATTTTCTCTTAACATTCCTGCTGCTGGACCGTTTGAAAGAGTCAGCCCCAGCTCGGATAGTGAATGTGTCTTCGCTCCTCCATGCTTTTTGGCGGATAAACTTCAAGAACCTGCAGGGAGAGAAATACTACAATGAGTTGCTGGCATACTGTCAAAGCAAACTGGCTAATGTTCTGTTTACCAGGGAGCTGGCTCGTAAATTGCAAG GCACTGGAGTTACTGTCAATGCTATACATCCTGGTGTGGTTGATTCTGAATTGTCGCGTTACTCATATTCGTTAGGAATTTGTAAAGCGGTGTTTAGGTTCACGTTTAAGACACCAAAAGAAGGAGCCCAGACCAGTATTTACTGTGCAGTGGCAAAGGAACTGGAGTCAGTGAGTGGGCAATATTTAAG TGACTGTAGACCAGCCTGGGTTGCTCCTCAGGCTTGTAACAAAGAGACCGCAAAAAAGCTCTGGCAAGTCAGCTGTGAGCTGATGGGCATCCAGTGGGAGTGA